ACTAACCTTCAATTTCTGAAAATTTTATTAAGAATTTATTAATTTTATCTGTGCTTATCTGTACTACTAACGTTCAAACTTTGAAAATTTTGTTAAGCAATCCCCCCCCCTATCCCTCCCCCTCGAGGGGGGAGGGTTGGGAGGGGGTGATTTCTTTTGGTTGCGGCCATGCCGCGCTGTGGTTATCTATGTCCTAAATTGATTTTTTTAAGATCTTTATATCTCTGTGATCTCTGTGCCCTCTGTGGCTGATGTTTTTTTTGGTTGCGGCTCTGCCGCGCTGTGACCTCTGTGGTTATATTAGGATTAGGAGGACTTATGATTTACAAAGGGAGAGCCTGGAAATTCGGGGCGAATGTCGATACCGATGCCATCATTCCCGCCCGTTATCTCAATACGACGGATCCGGCGGAAATGGCCTCTCACCTTATGGAAGACATCGACCCGAAATTTCTCGAGAAGATTCAGCCCGGAGACATCTTTGTGGCCGAGGAAAATTTCGGCTGCGGTTCCTCCAGGGAACACGCCCCGCTGGCCATCAAACACGCCGGCGTTTCTTGCGTGGTAGCCAAGAGCTTTGCCCGCATCTTCTACCGCAACGCCTTCAACATGGGCCTGCCCATTCTCGAGAGCACTGAGGCCGTAGAAGGGATCCATCAGGGCGATGAGTTGCAGGTGGACAGCGAAACGGGCACCATTGAAAATTTGAGCACGGGAAAGACTTTTAAAGCCCAGCCCATTCCGCCATTCATGCAACAGCTCATCAAGTCTGGAGGGTTGATGAGCTACGTTAAGACATTTAAAATGAAAACATGAAAAAATGGGTTCCAGGGTTCAAGGATTCAAGGGAGGCTATTAATTTGGAATGCAGAATGCCAAATGCGGAATAAAAAATCCGAAATCCGCATTCCGAAATCCGCATTCCGAAATCCGAAATCTTTCAAACCCTCTAATCCTGGGGCCCTTTTAATGACCAAGGCTTTGTAGAAATTGAATGTTATTTTGAAAAATCACCTTAGCAGAAGGAGGGAAAATGGCCTACAAGATCGCGGTCATTCCTGGAGATGGTACCGGCCCCGAAGTAGTAGACGAGGGCCTGAAAGTTTTAAGAGCTGTTGCGGAGAAAGAAAAATTCCAACTGGACTTTCATTTCTACGATCTGGGAGGAGAGCGGTATCTCAAAACCGGCGAAATTCTTCCTGAAAGCGTTCTGGAAGAACTCAGAAAAGTTCAAGCCATATTCCTGGGGGCCATTGGGCATCCCCAGGTAAAACCCGGTATCCTGGAACAGGGCATCCTTTTGCGCTTGCGGTTTACCCTGGATCAGTATATCAACCTCCGGCCCGTGAAACTTTACCCAGGGGTGGAAACTCCTCTTAAGGATAAAGGGCCCGAACATATCAACTTCGTCATCATCCGCGAAAACACTGAAGGGCTCTACACGGGCGCGGGAGGGTTCTTGAAAAAGGGAACCGCGGATGAGGTTGCTGTCCAGGAATCGATCAATACCCGCAAAGGAGTGGAACGCTGCCTGCGCTATGCTTTCGAGTTTTGCCTGAAACGCAACAAGGAACTCAAACTGACCCTCGCGGGCAAGACCAACGTGCTCAACTACGCTTCCGATCTATGGGCGAGGACCTTTGCCGAGGTAGCCAAGGAATATCCCCGCGTGAAAACGGACTATACCCACGTCGATGCCCTTTGCATGTGGCTGATCAAAAACCCGGAGTGGTTCGACGTGATCGTGACCGACAACCTTTTTGGCGACATCATCACGGACCTGGGGGCTATGATCCAAGGCGGTCTGGGCATTGCAGCAGGCGGGAACATCAACCCCGACCCTGGCGGAGTATCCATGTTTGAGCCCATGGGCGGTTCCGCCCCCAAGTATACCGGCAAGAATATGATTAACCCCATGGCGGCCATCGCAGCTTGCCAGATGATGCTCGACCATTTCGGAGAAAAGAAAGCCGCGCAGCGCGTCGAAAAGGCCATCGCCCAAGTCCTCGAGAAACATTTAAAGAGCATGGCCGCGGGAGAAATGGGTTATACGACTCAAGAAGTTGGGGATCTGGTGGTCAAGTATCTGTAAAAATGGGTGGGGCTTGGGCTCCTCGTACCCTCTCCTGGCGGCAGTTCAGAAGCACTTTGTGCACTTGCTTATGATTGACCCCTGCTTTTTGCGCTAAGAGCGTATGCAGAAAAAGATCAGGGGGAGCGGACCCCGAAAGG
This window of the Deltaproteobacteria bacterium genome carries:
- a CDS encoding 3-isopropylmalate dehydrogenase — its product is MAYKIAVIPGDGTGPEVVDEGLKVLRAVAEKEKFQLDFHFYDLGGERYLKTGEILPESVLEELRKVQAIFLGAIGHPQVKPGILEQGILLRLRFTLDQYINLRPVKLYPGVETPLKDKGPEHINFVIIRENTEGLYTGAGGFLKKGTADEVAVQESINTRKGVERCLRYAFEFCLKRNKELKLTLAGKTNVLNYASDLWARTFAEVAKEYPRVKTDYTHVDALCMWLIKNPEWFDVIVTDNLFGDIITDLGAMIQGGLGIAAGGNINPDPGGVSMFEPMGGSAPKYTGKNMINPMAAIAACQMMLDHFGEKKAAQRVEKAIAQVLEKHLKSMAAGEMGYTTQEVGDLVVKYL
- a CDS encoding 3-isopropylmalate dehydratase small subunit, which translates into the protein MIYKGRAWKFGANVDTDAIIPARYLNTTDPAEMASHLMEDIDPKFLEKIQPGDIFVAEENFGCGSSREHAPLAIKHAGVSCVVAKSFARIFYRNAFNMGLPILESTEAVEGIHQGDELQVDSETGTIENLSTGKTFKAQPIPPFMQQLIKSGGLMSYVKTFKMKT